A single region of the Brienomyrus brachyistius isolate T26 chromosome 10, BBRACH_0.4, whole genome shotgun sequence genome encodes:
- the cldn7a gene encoding claudin-7-A yields MANSGIQLLGFSLSLIGVVGLIVGTILPQWKMSAYVGDNIITAVAMYQGLWMSCAFQSTGQMQCKVYDSILQLDNALQATRALMIAGIIVSIAGLGVACVGMKCTNCGGDDKVRKSRVAMMGGIILLVGALCAIVACSWFAHNVIRAFYNPFTPVNTKFEFGAAIFIAWAGSFLDILGGAMLAASCPRSKQVSKYPSKASPHPPSSTKEYV; encoded by the exons ATGGCCAACTCGGGCATTCAGCTCCTGGGCTTCTCGTTGTCGCTGATCGGCGTCGTAGGACTCATAGTGGGCACCATCCTCCCGCAGTGGAAGATGTCCGCCTATGTCGGAGATAACATCATCACGGCTGTAGCCATGTACCAGGGGCTGTGGATGTCCTGCGCCTTCCAGAGCACCGGACAGATGCAGTGCAAAGTTTACGACTCCATTCTGCAGCTTGACA ACGCTCTACAAGCAACTCGTGCCCTGATGATCGCCGGCATCATCGTCTCCATCGCCGGCCTGGGCGTGGCCTGCGTGGGAATGAAGTGCACCAACTGCGGTGGGGACGACAAAGTCAGGAAGTCACGTGTGGCCATGATGGGGGGCATTATCCTGCTGGTGGGGG CTCTGTGCGCGATAGTCGCCTGCTCCTGGTTCGCCCACAACGTCATCCGCGCCTTTTACAACCCCTTCACCCCCGTCAACACAAA GTTTGAGTTTGGGGCAGCCATCTTCATCGCCTGGGCAGGCTCCTTTCTGGACATCCTGGGGGGGGCCATGCTGGCCGCATCATGTCCCAGGAGCAAGCAGGTGTCCAAATACCCCTCCAAAGCCTCCCCTCATCCGCCTAGCAGCACCAAGGAGTATGTGTGA